A single region of the Paenibacillus sp. genome encodes:
- a CDS encoding sulfite exporter TauE/SafE family protein: MEIEIVLMGFMVGALVGLTGVGGAALLTPVLMWIGISPSVAVATDLFYNSVTKLFGSIQHIRQKTINLTLVKYLALGSIPSAVGAVLLLQAYPPLAMHQDTIMKHALGVVLVVVAIATILKQFFDRLGSNRWQEKPLADKRLLTIGIGVALGFIVGLTSIGSGSLFALAMIYLYRLTAAELVGTDILHAFLLVTAAGAIHAVYGNINYALAFNLLIGSVPGVILGSRLSAVVPGKPLRTVMATIILISGLKLI, from the coding sequence ATGGAAATTGAAATTGTACTCATGGGGTTCATGGTCGGGGCGCTCGTCGGTCTGACGGGCGTCGGCGGCGCGGCGCTGCTGACGCCGGTGCTGATGTGGATCGGCATCAGCCCGAGCGTGGCGGTGGCGACGGACTTGTTTTATAACTCGGTCACGAAGCTGTTCGGAAGCATTCAGCATATTCGACAGAAGACGATCAACCTAACGCTCGTCAAGTATTTGGCGTTGGGCAGCATCCCGAGCGCCGTCGGCGCGGTTCTGCTGCTGCAGGCATATCCGCCGCTCGCCATGCATCAGGATACGATCATGAAGCATGCGCTCGGCGTCGTGCTCGTCGTGGTGGCGATCGCGACGATTTTGAAGCAGTTTTTCGATCGTCTGGGGTCGAACCGCTGGCAGGAGAAGCCGCTCGCGGATAAACGGCTTCTTACGATCGGCATCGGCGTGGCGCTCGGCTTCATCGTCGGGTTGACGTCGATCGGGTCCGGCAGTTTGTTCGCGCTGGCGATGATTTATTTGTACCGCCTCACGGCGGCGGAGCTGGTCGGCACGGATATATTGCATGCGTTCCTGCTCGTGACGGCCGCAGGCGCGATTCACGCCGTATACGGCAACATCAATTACGCGCTGGCGTTCAACCTGCTGATCGGGTCGGTGCCGGGCGTAATATTAGGCAGCCGATTGTCTGCGGTCGTGCCGGGCAAACCGCTGCGCACCGTCATGGCGACGATCATTCTGATCAGCGGCTTGAAGTTGATCTGA
- a CDS encoding alpha/beta-type small acid-soluble spore protein — translation MSKYSNPSNLIVPAANAAMDQLKHQVAQEVGVQLPPDGYYGYVSSRDTGAIGGHMVRRMVQIAEETLARGRF, via the coding sequence ATGAGCAAATATTCGAACCCCAGCAATCTGATCGTTCCCGCGGCGAACGCAGCCATGGACCAGTTGAAGCACCAAGTCGCGCAAGAAGTCGGCGTGCAGCTGCCGCCCGACGGCTATTACGGATACGTATCCTCCCGGGATACGGGCGCCATCGGCGGCCATATGGTGCGTCGGATGGTCCAAATCGCGGAAGAAACGCTAGCCCGCGGCCGATTCTAA
- a CDS encoding trimeric intracellular cation channel family protein produces MFAWELLTWIGTIAFAMSGSISAMEEEYDILGVYALGLVTAFGGGLVRNVMIESSTRAIWEQGDLLLIALAASSLVYFVPRLWVNHVRKWIFFDAVGLAAFAIQGALLAAQLELPMPAVIASALLTGCGGGIIRDILARRKPLIFREEVYGVWAMVGGLIVGLGFGRNVWEMYALFALLLALRMLSVRRGWRLPKRSFHGGGLTAFAKQPFEGR; encoded by the coding sequence ATGTTCGCGTGGGAGCTGCTGACGTGGATCGGGACGATCGCTTTCGCCATGAGCGGATCGATTTCGGCGATGGAGGAAGAGTACGATATTTTAGGTGTGTACGCGCTCGGGCTTGTGACGGCGTTCGGGGGCGGTCTCGTCCGCAACGTCATGATCGAGTCGTCGACGCGGGCGATCTGGGAGCAGGGCGATTTGCTGTTGATCGCGCTCGCAGCGAGCTCGCTCGTTTACTTCGTGCCGCGCTTGTGGGTCAATCACGTGCGGAAATGGATATTTTTCGATGCGGTCGGACTCGCCGCGTTCGCGATTCAAGGCGCGCTGCTGGCGGCGCAGCTCGAGCTGCCGATGCCGGCCGTCATCGCGTCGGCGCTGCTGACCGGCTGCGGCGGCGGGATCATCCGCGACATTTTGGCGCGGCGGAAGCCGCTCATTTTCCGTGAAGAAGTGTACGGCGTGTGGGCGATGGTCGGCGGCTTGATCGTCGGGCTCGGCTTCGGCCGCAACGTATGGGAAATGTACGCGCTGTTCGCGCTGCTTCTCGCGCTCCGCATGCTGTCGGTTCGCCGCGGGTGGCGTCTGCCGAAACGTTCGTTCCACGGCGGCGGCTTGACCGCGTTCGCCAAGCAGCCCTTCGAAGGTCGATAA